A window from Helicobacter pylori NQ4053 encodes these proteins:
- a CDS encoding DUF262 domain-containing protein, protein MELLNLDGVIEKGVFEIPSYQRGYAWQDRQLKDFWNDLEHVSKLGDKFHYMHSLTLRETENELESSAFEIIDGQQRLATSLILLGLLAKITQNKDPKYSLINLEPILSYKYYGLSEAFRAITEEEKDLEAFKTSFYAKNLIEAYA, encoded by the coding sequence AAATTTAGACGGAGTGATTGAAAAAGGCGTGTTTGAAATCCCCAGCTATCAAAGGGGGTATGCATGGCAGGATAGGCAATTGAAGGATTTTTGGAACGATTTAGAGCATGTCTCTAAGCTGGGAGATAAATTCCATTACATGCATAGTTTAACCTTAAGAGAGACTGAAAATGAGCTTGAAAGCAGCGCGTTTGAAATCATAGACGGCCAGCAACGATTGGCTACAAGCCTGATTTTACTGGGTCTTTTAGCCAAGATTACCCAAAACAAAGACCCAAAGTATTCTTTAATCAACCTTGAACCCATTCTGTCCTATAAGTATTATGGTTTGAGTGAAGCTTTTAGGGCGATCACTGAAGAAGAAAAGGATCTGGAAGCGTTCAAAACTTCTTTTTACGCTAAAAATCTTATTGAGGCTTATGCA